The Prinia subflava isolate CZ2003 ecotype Zambia chromosome 21, Cam_Psub_1.2, whole genome shotgun sequence genome window below encodes:
- the KLHL17 gene encoding kelch-like protein 17 isoform X2 codes for MSESRQTHVTLHDIDPQALEQLVQYAYTAEIVVGEGNVQTLLPAASLLQLNGVRDACCKFLLSQLDPSNCLGIRGFADTHSCSDLLKSAHKYVLQHFVEVSKTEEFMLLPLKQVLDLISSDSLNVPSEEEVYRAVLSWVKHDVDSRRQHVPRLMKCVRLPLLSRDFLMSNVDTELLVRHHSECKDLLIEALKYHLMPEQRGVLGNSRTRPRRCEGASTVLFAVGGGSLFAIHGDCEAYDTRTDRWHMVASMSTRRARVGVAAIGNKLYAVGGYDGTSDLATVESYDPVTNSWQPEVSMGTRRSCLGVAALHGLLYAAGGYDGASCLNSAERYDPLTGTWTSIAAMSTRRRYVRVATLEGNLYAVGGYDSSSHLATVEKYEPQINTWSPIANMLSRRSSAGVAVLEGMLYVAGGNDGTSCLNSVERYNPKSNTWESVAPMNIRRSTHDLVAMDGWLYAVGGNDGSSSLNSIEKYNPRTNKWVAASCMFTRRSSVGVAVLELLNFPPPSSPTLSVSSTSL; via the exons ATGAGTGAGAGCCGCCAGACCCACGTCACCCTGCACGACATCGACCCGCAGGCGCTGGAGCAGCTGGTGCAGTACGCCTACACGGCCGAGATCGTGGTGGGAGAGGGGAACGTGCAG ACCCTTCTCCCCGCTGCCAGCCTGCTTCAGCTCAATGGTGTGCGGGACGCCTGCTGCAAGTTCCTGCTCAGCCAGCTCGACCCCTCCAACTGCCTGGGCATCCGGGGCTTTGCTGACACCCACTCCTGCAGCGACCTCCTCAAGTCTGCCCACAAGTACGTCCTGCAGCACTTCGTGGAGGTGTCCAAGACAGAGGAGTTCATGCTGCTGCCCCTCAAACAG GTGCTGGACCTCATTTCCAGCGACAGCCTCAACGTGCCCTCGGAGGAGGAGGTGtacagggctgtgctcagctgggtCAAACACGACGTGGACAGCAGGAGACAGCACGTGCCCAGG ctcatGAAGTGCGTGCGGCTGCCGCTGCTGAGCCGCGATTTCCTCATGAGCAACGTGGACACGGAGCTGCTGGTGCGGCACCACTCGGAGTGCAAGGACCTGCTGATCGAGGCCCTCAAGTACCACCTGATGCCCGAGCAGAGAGGGGTCCTGGGCAACAGCCGCACGCGCCCGCGGCGCTGCGAGGGGGCCAGCACCGTGCTCTTCGCCGTGG GCGGAGGGAGCCTCTTTGCCATCCACGGTGACTGCGAGGCGTACGACACGCGCACGGACCGCTGGCACATGGTGGCCTCCATGTCCACGCGCCGGGCCCGCGTCGGCGTGGCCGCCATCGGGAACAAGCTCTACGCCGTGGGCGG ctaCGATGGCACCTCTGACCTGGCCACGGTGGAGTCCTACGACCCTGTCACCAACTCGTGGCAGCCCGAGGTGTCCATGGGcaccaggaggagctgcctgggcGTGGCAGCCCTGCACGGGCTCCTCTACGCTGCCGGGGGCTACGACGGGGCCTCGTGCCTCAACAG CGCCGAGCGCTACGACCCCCTGACGGGCACCTGGACCTCCATCGCCGCCATGAGCACCCGCCGGCGCTACGTCCGCGTGGCCACGCtag AAGGCAACCTCTATGCAGTCGGGGGCTACGACAGCTCGTCGCACCTGGCCACGGTGGAGAAGTACGAGCCCCAG atcAACACCTGGAGCCCCATTGCCAACATGCTGAGCCGCCGCAGCAGCGCGGGCGTGGCCGTGCTCGAGGGGATGCTCTACGTGGCCGGGGGCAACGATGGCACCAGCTGCCTTAACTCCGTGGAGCGCTacaaccccaaatccaacaCCTGGGAGAGCGTGGCCCCCATGAACATCCGCAG GAGCACCCACGACCTGGTGGCCATGGACGGGTGGCTTTACGCCGTGGGGGGCAACGacggcagctccagcctcaaCTCCATCGAGAAGTACAACCCTCGCACCAACAAGTGGGTGGCGGCCTCGTGCATGTTCACCCGCCGCAGCAGCGTCGGCGTGGCCGTGCTGGAGCTCCTCAACTTCCCCCCGCCCTCCTCGCCCACCCTCTCCGTGTCCTCCACCAGCCTCTGA
- the KLHL17 gene encoding kelch-like protein 17 isoform X1 — protein MEGGVQLLNRDGHSISHNSKRHYHDAFVCMNRMRQRGLLCDIVLHVATKEIKAHKVVLASCSPYFHAMFTNEMSESRQTHVTLHDIDPQALEQLVQYAYTAEIVVGEGNVQTLLPAASLLQLNGVRDACCKFLLSQLDPSNCLGIRGFADTHSCSDLLKSAHKYVLQHFVEVSKTEEFMLLPLKQVLDLISSDSLNVPSEEEVYRAVLSWVKHDVDSRRQHVPRLMKCVRLPLLSRDFLMSNVDTELLVRHHSECKDLLIEALKYHLMPEQRGVLGNSRTRPRRCEGASTVLFAVGGGSLFAIHGDCEAYDTRTDRWHMVASMSTRRARVGVAAIGNKLYAVGGYDGTSDLATVESYDPVTNSWQPEVSMGTRRSCLGVAALHGLLYAAGGYDGASCLNSAERYDPLTGTWTSIAAMSTRRRYVRVATLEGNLYAVGGYDSSSHLATVEKYEPQINTWSPIANMLSRRSSAGVAVLEGMLYVAGGNDGTSCLNSVERYNPKSNTWESVAPMNIRRSTHDLVAMDGWLYAVGGNDGSSSLNSIEKYNPRTNKWVAASCMFTRRSSVGVAVLELLNFPPPSSPTLSVSSTSL, from the exons ATGGAGGGGGGCGTGCAGCTCCTGAACCGCGACGGCCACAGCATCTCGCACAACTCCAAGCGCCACTACCACGACGCCTTCGTGTGCATGAACCGCATGCGGCAGCGCGGGCTGCTCTGCGACATCGTCCTGCACGTGGCCACCAAGGAGATCAAGGCCCACAAGGTGGTGCTGGCGTCGTGCAGCCCCTACTTCCACGCCATGTTCACAA ATGAGATGAGTGAGAGCCGCCAGACCCACGTCACCCTGCACGACATCGACCCGCAGGCGCTGGAGCAGCTGGTGCAGTACGCCTACACGGCCGAGATCGTGGTGGGAGAGGGGAACGTGCAG ACCCTTCTCCCCGCTGCCAGCCTGCTTCAGCTCAATGGTGTGCGGGACGCCTGCTGCAAGTTCCTGCTCAGCCAGCTCGACCCCTCCAACTGCCTGGGCATCCGGGGCTTTGCTGACACCCACTCCTGCAGCGACCTCCTCAAGTCTGCCCACAAGTACGTCCTGCAGCACTTCGTGGAGGTGTCCAAGACAGAGGAGTTCATGCTGCTGCCCCTCAAACAG GTGCTGGACCTCATTTCCAGCGACAGCCTCAACGTGCCCTCGGAGGAGGAGGTGtacagggctgtgctcagctgggtCAAACACGACGTGGACAGCAGGAGACAGCACGTGCCCAGG ctcatGAAGTGCGTGCGGCTGCCGCTGCTGAGCCGCGATTTCCTCATGAGCAACGTGGACACGGAGCTGCTGGTGCGGCACCACTCGGAGTGCAAGGACCTGCTGATCGAGGCCCTCAAGTACCACCTGATGCCCGAGCAGAGAGGGGTCCTGGGCAACAGCCGCACGCGCCCGCGGCGCTGCGAGGGGGCCAGCACCGTGCTCTTCGCCGTGG GCGGAGGGAGCCTCTTTGCCATCCACGGTGACTGCGAGGCGTACGACACGCGCACGGACCGCTGGCACATGGTGGCCTCCATGTCCACGCGCCGGGCCCGCGTCGGCGTGGCCGCCATCGGGAACAAGCTCTACGCCGTGGGCGG ctaCGATGGCACCTCTGACCTGGCCACGGTGGAGTCCTACGACCCTGTCACCAACTCGTGGCAGCCCGAGGTGTCCATGGGcaccaggaggagctgcctgggcGTGGCAGCCCTGCACGGGCTCCTCTACGCTGCCGGGGGCTACGACGGGGCCTCGTGCCTCAACAG CGCCGAGCGCTACGACCCCCTGACGGGCACCTGGACCTCCATCGCCGCCATGAGCACCCGCCGGCGCTACGTCCGCGTGGCCACGCtag AAGGCAACCTCTATGCAGTCGGGGGCTACGACAGCTCGTCGCACCTGGCCACGGTGGAGAAGTACGAGCCCCAG atcAACACCTGGAGCCCCATTGCCAACATGCTGAGCCGCCGCAGCAGCGCGGGCGTGGCCGTGCTCGAGGGGATGCTCTACGTGGCCGGGGGCAACGATGGCACCAGCTGCCTTAACTCCGTGGAGCGCTacaaccccaaatccaacaCCTGGGAGAGCGTGGCCCCCATGAACATCCGCAG GAGCACCCACGACCTGGTGGCCATGGACGGGTGGCTTTACGCCGTGGGGGGCAACGacggcagctccagcctcaaCTCCATCGAGAAGTACAACCCTCGCACCAACAAGTGGGTGGCGGCCTCGTGCATGTTCACCCGCCGCAGCAGCGTCGGCGTGGCCGTGCTGGAGCTCCTCAACTTCCCCCCGCCCTCCTCGCCCACCCTCTCCGTGTCCTCCACCAGCCTCTGA